TAGAATTTTTTTCATTTTTTTGACCCCCTATTAATTCATTTGACTAATGTCTATATGATATTATACCCCTTTGCCAACAAAAATTCAAACATAATAAAGTCAATATTTCACATTTAATAGTTAACCTGCGTTAAAGATGAAAATTCCTAGCAATCTTCCGGCTGTCCAACGCTGTAACCAGCTTTATTTAACACATCCATTGCACTTTTTACTTTGCTTTCATTTACCATTACTATTGGTCCCGTACATCCCATACCTGATTCTGCATAGATACCTTCTTTCCAAAGTACTCGTACTGCATCCTCTAGTTCCATTATATCTATTCCTTCGATAGTACCAGTAACAACTTCCTTTTCAGGTGCCTTTACTTCTTCCTCTTTTTCTTCTTTTTTACTATCCTTATTTAGACTACTTAATAACTCTTTAAAGCCTGCAGAATTTACTTTTTCAAATTCATTCTTAATTCTATCGTTAATCTTCCCTTTTACTAGTGCAGCTCCATAGTTTATTGCATTAGCTACAACTGGATAACCTGAGGCTCTTGATAAAATTAGAATGTTCCTGTTATATCCCTCACCTATTCCTGGCCCATAGCCGTAACCTGAAGACTCAAAGTTTCCACCGGTTGTAAAGGATGAGAAAACTTTCATTAAAATATTACCTGTTAAAGTATCTGTTATCATTACATCAGGGGTCCCAATTAGTAAATCATTGCCTCTCATAACTGCACCACCGTCTGCTCTTGCTGATTCAGTAAAATTAATAGGATATCCATTAGATACTAGAGCCTTTAATGCTCGTTCTACCTGTCTGGCTCCATCCACATTTAATATTCCAACTGTAGGATTTTCTATGCCCATAGCTTTAGAAACGATAATTCCATATATTCCGTTTCTTACCATAGCCTCAACCCTATTAGGTGAAGACGTACCTGTGGTTGTAGCTAGGAACATCTCTCTTCCAAGACCTGGTGTTGTTACTCTTCCTACTGTAGATACTCCAATTGGAAAACTATAATGCATAGTAACACATGCGCCGATTTCCTTACTATCAAGCATTTCCTCCATCTTCTTATAGCCTTCATCTTCACTTTCAACTACTACCTGTGTTAATTTAGATTCTACTTTTGGACCTATTAGCACAACTTCTATTGTTCTATCCCTCTCAGCAGCTAATTCCGCACCCTTCACTAGGTTATCTACTCCTAGTTCGCTCCCGAAAGTTGTGACTCCAACCCTGGTTTTTTCACCAAATTCTCCAGTTTCTAATGCATTTGCTACATCGTTAAATACTTTCCCAAGCATTGTCTTTATATCATTAGTCGCCATTATATCACCTCTAATCTTTTAGTAGATGAGAAGCAAATTCTCTCATAGCTTCAGCCACAAGGTTTCTTACCTCTGATTCAGAAACACCTTTATCTTCTTCAACATTTCCAGGATTGCTCTCTATAACTATTGAAGCACCATCAAATAAGTTGGTCATTCTTCCTAAGAATAAGCTACCTTTACCTACTATCATAGCTTTTTTAATTTCACCCGCTAATATTTCTTCCCTTGCAAAACCTATATATGGGATACCAGATGGAATATGTCCTTGAGTTGGCGCCCAGCCTTCCATTCCATGTTTTACTATGAAGTCGTTTAATTCATTTCTCTCTAGATCACCTCTTTTAACTCCCAAGGCAGCTATCATTTTATAATTAGCTGTTGGCACATCTCCTGCTCCAGCTGGTTTAGTAACATCTGGATTTTGCATCTCTACTGAATATTTATCTATATCTGTTATTTTTAAATTACCCCTGTCCAGTGGTTCAGTAACCAATGAAGTAATTACAGCCTGAGGTGATGAACCTGTACCTACATTATGCTTACCGACAAGATCATTTCTTAATATAGGATTCACTCCATCATTTTGAGATATTAGCATAGCAAATCCACCAATTACATCCTCTAAAATAGGTAACCCCTTCTTAACATGGTCTTTACCATTCATTCCCAATTTGGCAGTTGAGCCACCTGATACTACCATTACATTCTTAAATGTTCCAGCTTTAACTAATGATGCAGCAGAGATAATTGTATGAGCTGGTGCAGCACAGAATCCTCTTACATCTGATCCTGATGCATTTACAAGACCTGCAATTTCAGCAATTGCCTTTGCAAAGTTTCCACCACCACGTTGATTCATATCACCGCAAGCTTCTTCTGAACATTCTAATACATAATCTATCGTAGCAGGGTTAATTTGATACTTGTCTAGTAAATGTAATGCTGCTAAAGCTCCTGAAGCTTTTGATACTAAATTTTCAAATATTACATGAGCATTTAAATTCTCATCTACATCATGAGCTCTCTTAACACATCCTACTAATTTGTCATTGAACATCAATGCTTCTGCATGGTGTTCATTTATTTGATTTTCAATTACAGAAAGTTCTTCGCCACCTTTGAGTTTAGAAACTAATTCTTCACTAATTAGAGCATGATTTGTAAGCTTTTCCTTTATTGTCGCAGTGAATTCCTTTTCTAACTGAACTAAATCAAATACATCTACGATTTTCATAAGACCAATGAATTCGCCTTCAGGCATTATTTCTCCAAACTTACCTACTCTGTCTGCACCTTCAACATCTTTGTCGTACCAAGGCTGTGAAACTTTCCTCAGTTCATCCGGTTTGTGATTACCAATATAGACTTGATTTGGAAGATAGTTTACTGCCTCTTCATAGCTTCTCAGATGATTAGGCAATTCTTTTAGATAATCAGAATTTGGATTAAGTGTTTTTTCAGTTGTTTGCGTTGTACCATTATGAAGAACCATATCAGGCGCATGTACCAATACATAACTAGCACCTTTAATTACTGCATATGACATACTTACACCTCCATAAATTAGTTGTTTATTATTGATACAAAAGGGTGATTCTCATCACCCTTTTTGTATTGTATGTTATTTTTTAGTCTCAAAAACTGTCTGTTCACTAACCTCTGTTTCCAGTGCTTCAAGAGCTCTTTCTACAAGTTTTCTTCTTAAAGCTTTTTCCTCTGCAGGATCCAATGATGGATTTCCTAGAGGATGAGGAATTGCTATAGTAGGTACTATCCTATTAGCACCTACAGTTAATGAAATTGGAACTACTGTACACATGTGAACTACAGGAATTCCAGCTCTTTCTACTTCCTTAACCATTGTTGCACCGCAACGTGTACAAGTGCCTCAGGTTGAGGTTAGAATAACTGCGTCCACTCCGTCAGCTTTTAATTCTTTGCTGAATTCTTCTGCAAACTTCTTTGCATTAGCTACTGATGTACCATTACCAACTGTAGTGTAGAAGTATCTATGAAGCTCGCCAATCTTTCCTTCCTTTTCTAAGTCTCTTAGAACATCGACAGGTAATACCCTATCTGCATCTAAATTAGCATATACAGGGTCATATCCACCGTGTGCTGTTTCATGAGTTAATTCTGTAAGGTCTTCAAATCCCTCAATATCATATTTACCATATTTAGAAGCTGATGATGATTCTATATGATTAGGATTACCCTTAGGAACAATACCCCCTGATGTAACCAAAGCAATTTTCGCCTTAGTAATATCTTTAACTGCTGGGTTTGGATCAACTCTGTCGAAATTAGGCATAGGATATTCTGTTTCAAACTCTTCATCGTTGAGTTTCTTCACCAACATATCAACTGCTCTTTCAGATCCTCTCTTATCAGTAAAGAAGTTCTTTCTTATGCCTCTTGGTATATAGCCTTCTTCTTCTGGGGATCCTACTTCTTCACCTCTAGCTATTTTTAAAGCTAATGGTACCATTTTAGCAACAGCATCTCTCATACCTACGGCGCTGTCTTTTGTGGATATGATATAAACGCTCTTTTGATACATTTCCACACCTGGGTTTTCTACATACATACCTGTTAATCCTGGTATTCCTAGTTCATTTTGTACAGCATCTACAATCGTTCCAGCTGCAACTCCATATCTACCTGCATTAAATGCTGGACCAGCTATAAACAAATCTGGCTCGTATTTCTTTACCATCTCAAGTATCTCTTTTTTTGCTTCTTCTAGATTTTCATTAAAATAACTGTCTCCGCATATGATGGTAGCAACTATTTCAGCCTCATCTTTAAATCCTGCCTTAAGAGCCATTCCTGGACCTAATACTTCTTCTCTTACTTCAGGTCTATGATCAGCCTTTTCTTCTCCGCCTATACCTGCGAAAAACTGATTTATATAATGAACTACTTTAATTTTCCCCATTTATTTCCCCCCTCTCTTTTATTTAGGCTTGGGATATTAATCTTTGTATTTACTATGTTCATTTCTTATAGCACTTACTTCAGCTACTATTGCGTCTACATCAAGAACCATTTCCATCATACCAACTTGATCATCATAAACATCTGCATCAACTGATTCTTTAAATTCTGGTTCTACTGCATGATATACTCTGAGTCCCAACGGAACTCCTGCCAATGGACCTGCAAATGTAGGGTCACCTGCTGTTACAGTTTCAGCTGCTAAACCTGATGATTCAGCCTCTGAACCTCCAATTATTACGATACAGTTTTCTGCACCATATTTCTCAGCCATTTCTTTAACCCTTCTTTGATTTTCCAAATCCATAGCCCCTGCAGCCGTTCAGACAAAACATTCAGTAGCTGAAAAAACGATTTCTGCAGGAGTAGTCTTTATGCACTCCTCCATAGCAGGACCTGGAATGCCATCTCTATCTCCAATAATGATAACTTTATGGTTCTCATTAAAAATAGACATATACCCATCTCCTTTCTCTAATTGTTATTTATTTAACTGGTTAAAATAAACTTCTAGAATCCTTTTGCTGACATTTTGTTAAATCCGATTTCGTTTGTTGCTCCTGTAATAGCTTGAATTTCAACTGTTATAGTTCCATCTTCTGATAAACTACCATCAAATCCACCTGCTATTATATCTACATAATCTAAAGTTCCTATTACCTTATCCATTTTTGGTAATACGATTACTTCATTTGCATTCCCACCAGTAACTACTGCATCTGCTGACTTATCCGCATCCGCTAATGACTGACTTGCACCGTCTCTACCAGCGTATTCATCAGTGATTATTACGGTTTTAATGCCTTTTTCTTCTATCTTTTTAGTGTTCATAATAAGGTCAGTGTCTGGGTTCCCAAAACCTTCTTGAGAAATTATAACTCCATCAAGCCCAAGATACTCAGTTAGTTTCGCTGTCCAGTTAGATGATCTTTCCTTATCAGCTAGATAAACGTTTTCGTTAGTTATAATAACACCTACGAAATTCAATGTTTTACCATGCTCTTCATAAAGATCATGAACAACCGGGTTGTTTAAGTGATGATAAGTGGTATTCTTGTCGCAAGCTGATACGCAGTTACCACTTACTATAGCCCCATCCATTATTTCAGTTGGATAAATAAGTGTTGGAACTATTTGTTTAGCATCTACTCCATATACATAAGTATCATGAAGTAATCCTTGAGTCTGTAGCATTTGAACATATGCAACCTTTGGAAGTTCAGGATATTTTTTTAATCCTTCTAACAAAGGTAAAGTTTCGAAGACTTCTACATTATCAGGCTCTACATTCTTAGCTGTTTCAGCTAAATATGCAGCAGCCTTAAATCCTGCAAATCTTACAGCCTTCTCATGGTCATGTTGCTTCAGCCCTTGTTTTGGTTCACACTTTAGTACCAGGTTGATTGTTTTTGAGAACGGAGTAAATTCAGCTCCAGGACCTGTCATATCAACAATTCCCTCTTGGAAACCAACGATTTTTCCAGTTGTCATAACTGTACAACCCTTCAATACATTAGTTTTTCCTGAACCAACTACATCCACCTTTGATAATACCCCAGGGAATACTCCACCAGGACCTTCAACCTTAACTCTTGGTTCTACTACGTCTTTTACCGGTGTTATTCTAACACTCTCACCAGGCTTGGCTATATCAACTTCAACAGAATCAAGGTGTTCATCTTCTTTAATAAGATTAATTAACTCTTCTTTATTTACAAATAAAACACCATCTTCAAGTCTAGTTGCATCGCCAAATTGTACATCTTTAATTAGTACTTGCCCTAATTCTAGACGCATAAATTCACCTCCCTTTATTTTTAAAAGTGTCTATATCTAAATCTGGCAGTGCCAGATCTAAATCAAATATATTTTTTAATAAGACCTTCTATGGTTTGAGGATTAGCATCACTAGAGGATAGTAAATCTACTTTTTCCCCGGATTTGTAGATGGCAATAGCTGGTAGTCCTCTTACTTCCTGACTAATTGCTAATCTTCTAGCTTTTGACGTATCCAAAGATGTGAATTTAATCTTACTTCCAAACTCTTCTTCAAATTTATGTATATGTGGCATCAAAGCTTTGCATGATACACACGCTGGACTCCAGAAATCAACTAATACAACTCCATCTGCATTTAAAACTTCCTGTTCAAAATTTTCATTATTTACTGCTAACATTACAAGCCCCCATTAATTATATTTTTCCTACTTTTTCATAATACATACCCATTAAATACTTTTTAAAAATATAAAAACAAAAAAACAGAATAAATAGACAATAGCCTATTTACTCTGTTTGTTAACCTACGAGTTTCCCAATAATGGTTGCTCAATCGGTGATTTTTTCTTTCCAGAGTTCCGTCAAAATACGGTCCTTTTACCTGAGAGTATCAGTATAGATTGGCAATCCATACCTTACGCCTTCGGTGCCACATAAGTGGTCTCTCCCGTAGATCTCATTCGGAATATGTTTTTAAACCTTGTTTAAGTATCGGAAGAAATTGCTTAGTAATTTCATCACACAACTGCAACGAGTTTTCACATCGTTATAATTTTAACTTTCTTTTATTATATTATAACCTATGTTGGAAACTTTTTCAATAAATAAATCGTTTAAGTATCAAAAAATTACGTAGTAATTTTATCACACCACTGAAACGATATGATTAATATCGTTTTAATTTTAACTTAATTATTATTTATTTCTTGAATTACATGTTCTGCGATATTCCATGAATGATCTGTAACTCTCTCTAAATTACTTATTGCATCTAGGTATACAATACCTGCAGAAGTAAGACATACACTCTTGTTTAATCTCCATATATGGTTTGCTCTATTTTCCTCTTCTAACTCGTCTACTTCTTTTTCTAAAACTGATACCAGCTTTGCAGAATTTATATCATTATCCTTAAAAGCTTTCATAGCATATCCAAATGCTTGCTCTGATTTTCTAAACATCTCTCTTAGCTCTGTTGCAGCGTCTCCACTAAATTCTAAGTTGTTTTTCAATTTAAGTTGAGCTAGTTCTGCAATATTCTCGATATGGTCTCCTACCCTTTCTATATCATTTATTGTATTAAAAAGGTTATTTATATGACCATGTTGTTCATCTGTTAAAGATGCTCTTGTTAACAGTACTAAATATTCTGTGATCTCACTCTC
The DNA window shown above is from Tissierella sp. Yu-01 and carries:
- the grdD gene encoding glycine/sarcosine/betaine reductase complex component C subunit alpha produces the protein MATNDIKTMLGKVFNDVANALETGEFGEKTRVGVTTFGSELGVDNLVKGAELAAERDRTIEVVLIGPKVESKLTQVVVESEDEGYKKMEEMLDSKEIGACVTMHYSFPIGVSTVGRVTTPGLGREMFLATTTGTSSPNRVEAMVRNGIYGIIVSKAMGIENPTVGILNVDGARQVERALKALVSNGYPINFTESARADGGAVMRGNDLLIGTPDVMITDTLTGNILMKVFSSFTTGGNFESSGYGYGPGIGEGYNRNILILSRASGYPVVANAINYGAALVKGKINDRIKNEFEKVNSAGFKELLSSLNKDSKKEEKEEEVKAPEKEVVTGTIEGIDIMELEDAVRVLWKEGIYAESGMGCTGPIVMVNESKVKSAMDVLNKAGYSVGQPEDC
- the grdA gene encoding glycine/sarcosine/betaine reductase complex selenoprotein A, whose translation is MSIFNENHKVIIIGDRDGIPGPAMEECIKTTPAEIVFSATECFVUTAAGAMDLENQRRVKEMAEKYGAENCIVIIGGSEAESSGLAAETVTAGDPTFAGPLAGVPLGLRVYHAVEPEFKESVDADVYDDQVGMMEMVLDVDAIVAEVSAIRNEHSKYKD
- the grdB gene encoding glycine reductase complex selenoprotein B, whose product is MGKIKVVHYINQFFAGIGGEEKADHRPEVREEVLGPGMALKAGFKDEAEIVATIICGDSYFNENLEEAKKEILEMVKKYEPDLFIAGPAFNAGRYGVAAGTIVDAVQNELGIPGLTGMYVENPGVEMYQKSVYIISTKDSAVGMRDAVAKMVPLALKIARGEEVGSPEEEGYIPRGIRKNFFTDKRGSERAVDMLVKKLNDEEFETEYPMPNFDRVDPNPAVKDITKAKIALVTSGGIVPKGNPNHIESSSASKYGKYDIEGFEDLTELTHETAHGGYDPVYANLDADRVLPVDVLRDLEKEGKIGELHRYFYTTVGNGTSVANAKKFAEEFSKELKADGVDAVILTSTUGTCTRCGATMVKEVERAGIPVVHMCTVVPISLTVGANRIVPTIAIPHPLGNPSLDPAEEKALRRKLVERALEALETEVSEQTVFETKK
- a CDS encoding glycine/sarcosine/betaine reductase component B subunit — encoded protein: MRLELGQVLIKDVQFGDATRLEDGVLFVNKEELINLIKEDEHLDSVEVDIAKPGESVRITPVKDVVEPRVKVEGPGGVFPGVLSKVDVVGSGKTNVLKGCTVMTTGKIVGFQEGIVDMTGPGAEFTPFSKTINLVLKCEPKQGLKQHDHEKAVRFAGFKAAAYLAETAKNVEPDNVEVFETLPLLEGLKKYPELPKVAYVQMLQTQGLLHDTYVYGVDAKQIVPTLIYPTEIMDGAIVSGNCVSACDKNTTYHHLNNPVVHDLYEEHGKTLNFVGVIITNENVYLADKERSSNWTAKLTEYLGLDGVIISQEGFGNPDTDLIMNTKKIEEKGIKTVIITDEYAGRDGASQSLADADKSADAVVTGGNANEVIVLPKMDKVIGTLDYVDIIAGGFDGSLSEDGTITVEIQAITGATNEIGFNKMSAKGF
- a CDS encoding thioredoxin domain-containing protein; the protein is MLAVNNENFEQEVLNADGVVLVDFWSPACVSCKALMPHIHKFEEEFGSKIKFTSLDTSKARRLAISQEVRGLPAIAIYKSGEKVDLLSSSDANPQTIEGLIKKYI
- the grdC gene encoding glycine/sarcosine/betaine reductase complex component C subunit beta — encoded protein: MSYAVIKGASYVLVHAPDMVLHNGTTQTTEKTLNPNSDYLKELPNHLRSYEEAVNYLPNQVYIGNHKPDELRKVSQPWYDKDVEGADRVGKFGEIMPEGEFIGLMKIVDVFDLVQLEKEFTATIKEKLTNHALISEELVSKLKGGEELSVIENQINEHHAEALMFNDKLVGCVKRAHDVDENLNAHVIFENLVSKASGALAALHLLDKYQINPATIDYVLECSEEACGDMNQRGGGNFAKAIAEIAGLVNASGSDVRGFCAAPAHTIISAASLVKAGTFKNVMVVSGGSTAKLGMNGKDHVKKGLPILEDVIGGFAMLISQNDGVNPILRNDLVGKHNVGTGSSPQAVITSLVTEPLDRGNLKITDIDKYSVEMQNPDVTKPAGAGDVPTANYKMIAALGVKRGDLERNELNDFIVKHGMEGWAPTQGHIPSGIPYIGFAREEILAGEIKKAMIVGKGSLFLGRMTNLFDGASIVIESNPGNVEEDKGVSESEVRNLVAEAMREFASHLLKD